A region of the Myxococcus stipitatus DSM 14675 genome:
CCAATGAGAGCGTCTTGCCGCCGGGGCCCGCGCAGAAGAAGGCCTCGCCCACGGCGCGCGGGTGCTCGGCCTGGAGGATGAGCGCGTCCACCACGTCCTCCACGTCAATCATGGTGAGGGGACGAGGACCCCCTCCGAGCTCCAGGCGCAGGCCCTTCTTCACCAGGCGGAAGAAGGTGAGGTTCTCGCGGTCCCGAGGTCCCAGGATGCGAGGCGGGCGGGACACCGTCACCGGGAGCCGGTCTCCATAGGAGAAGGCGATGCGCTCGGCCTCCGCCTTGCTCTCGCCGTACCACTCGTAGGGCTGGAAGGGGTCCTCCTCGACATGCGGGCGGGAGGCGGAGGAGGGGCCCATGGCCGCCAGCGAGCCCACCAGCACCATCCGAGGGCGGTGGCCCGCGGCCACCATGGCGTCGCACAGGTGGCGCGTGCCCTCGGCGTTGACGTGCATGAAGTCCTCGCGTGTCGCGCCGCGGCGAACCCCCGCGAGGTGGAAGACGACGTCCTGGCCCTCCACCGCGGGCCGCAGCGAGGCGGGGTCCGTGACATCTCCCTCCGCGCGGGTGTGGTCGATGCCGGAGAGGCCGGAGGCGTCCCCACCCGGGCGAAGCAGGCACGTCACGGTGTCTCCGCGCGCCGCGAGGGCTTGGGCCAGCCAGACTCCCAGGAAGCCACCCGCGCCGGTGATGAGGGCTCTCATGGGGCTTTTCATCCGAAAAAGTACACCCGGTCCGCAAGGGGAATCCCACGCCCGAGGGGGCCGAGTCTCCGACTCAGGACGATGCGCGGGGCCGCTTCCCCCGCCGCTGATCGCCCCGCGCCGAGGGGAGACAGGGCTCGGAGGCCGATTTTTCGGGCTCGGGACGCGTTGGAGGCGGGGCGCCGCCGAGCGAAAAGCGCGCTCCCGAGCCGGTTTCTCGGGCATGAAACGCGTTGCGTAGGGCGGTCCCCGAGGGAAAAACGCAGGAGAGGGCTGTTTTTCGGGCTTGGGCGTGCTACCTAACGCCCCACCGGCACTGGCTTTGTACTCAAGCGAGGCCGCACAACGTCCCCTTCGGAGGGGAGGAGACTCAAGACGAATGGCCGCCAAGAAAGCTGCTGCGAAGAAGGCCCCTGCTGCGAAGAAGGCTCCCGCCGCGAAGAAGCGCGCCCCGAACGCGTCGTTCATGAAGGAGATGACCCCTTCTGCCGCGCTGGCCGAGATTGTCGGTTCCAAGCCGCTGCCGCGCACCGAGGTCGTCAAGAAGCTCTGGGCTTACATCAAGAAGAACAACCTTCAGGATGCGAAGAACAAGCGGCAGATCAACGCCGACGACAAGCTCAAGCCCATCTTTGGTGGCAAGAAGAACGTCACCATGTTCGAGATGACCGCGCTGGTGAACAAGCAGCTGAGCTGAACCTTCGCCGGGTCCTTCCCGGCTGATGCATCTCGAGGGCCCTCCGGAAGAATCGGCGGGCCCTCTGCTTTTTTCCCGGCGATGACTGGCCGACAGATTCGTCGAGCCTCTCGCGCGGGACATGGCATTTCGAGCGCTTGGAGCGTTGGGTAGAGGGCGGATGCCCGGGGCCGCGCTGGCGCGAGGCGCCGGGGCGCCCTACCTCTGGTCTTCATGCTGCTCGATGGATTGGAAGAAGAGGGGTGCGCCTCCGGAGGCGGGACGGGGGCCACGCTGAGCGCGGAGGCCTTGGCCGAGGACCTGTTCACCCGCGTGAAGGGGGACTTGGGCGCGCGTCCTCGCACGCCGCTGTCCACCTACCGGGTGCAGCTGCATCAAGGGTTCACGTTCCAGCAGGCGCGCGCGGTGGTGCCCTTCCTGGCGCGGCTGGGCGTGAGCGACTTGTACGCCTCGCCCTATCTCAAGGCCACGCCGGGCAGCACGCACGGCTACGACTGCGTGGACCATCAGCACCTCAATCCGGAGGTGGGCTCGGCGGAGGACCACGCGGCCTTGTGCTCCACGCTGCGTGAGCACGGCCTGGGGCAGGTGCTGGACGTGGTGCCCAACCACATGGGCATCGAGCGCGGCAACCGGCTGTGGTTCGACGTGCTGGAGAACGGCCCGTCGTCCGTCCACGCGAAGTACTTCGACATCGACTGGTCGCCGGTGAAGGAGGAGCTGCACGACAAGGTGCTGTTGCCCATCCTGGGAGACCAGTACGGCATCGTGTTGGAGCGCGGCGAGCTGAAGCTGTCCTTTCGCGACGGCGCCTTCTTCCTCCACTACTACGACCACCTCTTGCCGGTGGCGCCTCGGCAGTACGGCCGCATCCTTCGTCACGGCCTGGAGCGGCTGGAGGCGCGGCTGGGCACCGAGGCCGAGCCGATGGTGGAGCTGCTCTCCATCCTCACCGCCATCGAACACCTGCCGCTGCGCACCGAGGTCGAGCGCGCCAAGGTCATCGAGCGTCACCGCGAGAAGGAGGTCATCAAGCGCCGGCTCTCCGCGGTGGTGGCGTCGAGCCCGGACATCGCCGCGTATGTCGAGGACAACGTCCGCGTCTTCAACGGCGAGCCGGGCAACCCGCGCTCGTTCGACCTGCTGGACGCGGTGCTGGCTTCGTGCAGCTACCGGCTGGCGCACTGGCGGGTGGCGGGCGAGGAGATCAACTACCGGCGCTTCTTCGACATCAACGGCCTGGCGGCCATCCGCGTGGAGGACCCGGAGGTCTTCCAGGAAGCCCACGCGCTCATCTTCCACTGGCTGCGCGAGGGCTGCGTCACCGGGCTGCGCATCGACCACCCGGATGGCCTGTTCGACCCGACCGCGTACTTCCTGGACCTCCAGGAGGGCTACTTCATCGAACGCGCGCACGCGCTCTTCCTCCAGGAGCTGGCGGGAGAGGACACACGCTGGCCCGGCGTGGAGAGCTCGCTGCGAGAGCGCTGGCGCGCGGAGGTGACGGAGCAGCCCTCGAGCCCCCTGCGCAAGGCGCTGTATGTCGTGGTGGAGAAGATTCAGGGGGGCCGCGAGCGAATCCCGGAGGCGTGGGCGGTGCACGGCACCACCGGCTACCGCTTCGCCAACGCGGTGAGCGGCCTCTTCGTCCACCCCGCGGCCGAGGCCCACCTGACGGAGACGTACGCGCGGCTCACGGGGGAGGCGGGGGACTTCGCGGAGCTGGTGTACCAGAAGAAGCTCCTCATCATGCGCGTGTCCATGGCCAGCGAAATCAACGTGCTGGCGCATGAGCTCAACCGCATCTCCGAGATGAGCCGCCGAACGCGCGACTTCACGCTCAACTCGCTGCGGCGCGCGCTGGTGGAGTTCGTCGCGCTGTTCCCCGTGTACCGGACGTACGTGGACGGCTGGCGGCCGGGGTTGGATGCGCGCGACGTGCAGTACGTCGAGTGGACCATCCAGCGCGCCAAGGAGCGCAACGCCACCACCAACGCGTCCATCTTCGACTTCCTGCGCGACATCCTCCTGCGCCGCTATCCGGAGCAGTCCGACGAGCGCGAGCGCGCGGAGATGCTGCGCTTCGCGATGAAGCTCCAGCAGGTGACGGGGCCCGTCATGGCCAAGGGCCTGGAGGACACCGTCTTCTACATCTACAACCGGCTGGTGAGCCTCAACGAGGTGGGCGGCGAGCCGGAGCGCTTCGGCGTGCGCGCCAACACCTTCCACCTGCGCAACCAGGAGCGCGCGGAGCGGTGGCCCTCGAGCCAGCTCACCTCCAGCACCCACGACACCAAGCGAAGCGAGGACGTGCGCGCGCGCATCAACGTGCTGACGGAGGTGCCGGAGGACTGGCGCAAGCTGGCCCGGCGCTGGCTGCGCCTCACGGAGAAGTGGGCGGTGGCCCTGCCGTCGGGGCCCGCGCCCAGCGCGAACGACGTGTACCTCTTCCTCCAGACACTCGTGGGCGCCTGGCCCATGGGGGAGTCCCTGTCCGCCGAAGGGCACGCGGACTTCCACCGGCGGATGCGCGAGTACATGGCCAAGGCCATCAAGGAGGCGAAGGTCCGCACCTCGTGGACCAACCCGGACAGCGCCTATGACGAAGCGGTGGCGCGCTTCGTGGACGCGTGCTTCGAGCCGGACAAGGGCGCTTCGTTCCTGGAGGAGGTGCGGGTCTTCAAGCGGCGGCTGGAGCGCGCGGGGCAGCACAACGCCCTGGGACAGCTGCTCTTGAAGCTGGCCTCGCCCGGCGTGGTGGACACCTACCAGGGGACCGAGTTGTGGGACCTGTCGCTGGTGGACCCGGACAACCGGCGGCCGGTGGACTTCGAGGCCCGCTCGCGGCTGCTGGAGGCGCTGGACGCCCAGGCGGCGGAGGACCGGGCCGGGCTGTGCGCTCGGCTGGGCGCGGACATGGATGACGGCCGCGTGAAGCTCTTCCTGGTGTCGCAAGTGCTGCGGCTGCGCTTGCGCCTGGCGGAGCTGTTCCGCTCGGGCGCGTACCGGGCGCTGGAGCTGTCCGGGGCGCGGGCCCAGACGGCGGTGGCCTTCGCGCGCGAGCGGGAGGAGGCGGGCGTGGTGGTCTGCGCGCCGCGCTATGTCCTGTCCGCGCTGGAGTCGCCGGAGGGGCTCGCGGGGGCCTACGCCGGCACGTTCCTGGACCTTCCCGAGGCATATGCGGGCATGATGTTCCGTGATGTCTTCACCGGTCGGCAGGTGCGGCCCGAGCGTGGGGTGGGTGGCGTGGTGCTGCCCCTCGCGCCGCTCTTGTCGGGGTTCCCGGTGGTGCTGCTGGAGAGGAGCGCGGGATGAGGAGGGCCGAGGTGCTTCCAGGGAAGCCGTTCCCCCTGGGCGCCACGTACGACGGACACGGGGTCAACTTCGCCGTCTTCAGCGAGCACGCGAAGAAGGTGGAGGTCTGCCTCTACGATGCGCGGGAGCCCTCGCGGGAGACGCGCCGCTTTCCCCTGCTCGAGATGACGCACCAGGTCTGGCATGGCTATGTGCCGGACCTGAAGCCCGGCACGCTCTACGGCCTGCGCGTCCATGGCCCGTTCGAGCCGAAGAAGGGCCTGCGCTTCAATCCCCACAAGCTGCTGGTGGACCCGTATGCGCGCGCCCTCCATGGCGGCGTGGACTACGGCGCGCCCATCTACGCCCACGTGTCGGGCGCCAAGGACGAGGACCTGGTCCTCGACAAGCGGGATGACGCGGCGGCCGTGCCCAAGGCCGTGGTGCTGGAGGACACCTTCGACTGGGAAGGCGACACCCCGCCCGGAGTGCCGTGGCACCAGACGGTCCTCTACGAGCTGCACGTCAAGGGCTTCACCAAGCTGCACCCGCGCGTGCCGGAGGCGCTGCGGGGGACGTACGCGGGCCTGGCGCACCCGGCCGCCATCGAGCACCTGAAGAAGGTGGGCGTCACCGCGGTGGAGCTCCTGCCCATCCACCACATCGTCGACGAGCCGTTTCTCGCCGAGCGCGGGCTGACCAACTACTGGGGCTACAGCACGCTGGGCTACTTCGCGCCGGACGCGCGCTACAGCGCCTCCGGCTCACGCGGCGAGCAGGTGGCCGAGTTCAAGGGCATGGTGAAGGCGCTGCACCGGGCCGGCATCGAGGTCATCCTCGACGTCGTCTACAACCACACCTGCGAGGGCAATCACCTGGGCCCCACGCTGTCCTTCAAGGGCCTGGACAACGGGGCGTACTACCGGCTCACGGAGAAGGACCCGCGCTACTACCTGGACGTCACCGGGACGGGCAACTCGTGGAACGCCACGCACCCGTACGCGCTGAAGCTGGTGGCGGACTCGCTGCGCTACTGGGTGGAGGTGATGCACGTCGACGGGTTCCGCTTCGACCTGGCCACCACGCTGGGGCGAGACAGGCACGGCTACGACACGCGCGCGGCCTTCTTCCAGATCGTCCACCAGGACCCCGTCCTCAGCCGGGTGAAGCTCATCTCCGAGCCCTGGGACGTGGGCGACTTCGGCTACCAGGTGGGCAACTTCCCGGTGCTGTGGAGCGAGTGGAACGGCAAGTACCGCGACACCATCCGCCGCTATTGGAAGGGCGATGACCGGCAGGCGGCGGAGATCGGCTACCGGCTCACGGGCAGCTCCGACCTGTATGCGCTGTCCGGCCGCAAGCCCGCCGCGAGCGTCAACTTCGTCACCGCGCACGACGGCTTCACGCTGCACGACCTGGTCACCTACAACGACAAGCACAACGAGGCCAACGGCGAGGAGAACCGCGACGGCGGCAATGACAACCACTCCTGGAACTGCGGCGTGGAGGGCGAGACGGGGGACGCGAAGATCAACGCCCTGCGCGAGCAACAGAAGCGCAACTTCCTGTCCACGCTCTTCCTGTCCCAGGGCGTGCCCATGCTGGTGGCGGGCGACGAGATGGGTCGCACCCAGAAGGGCAACAACAACGCCTACTGCCAGGACAACGCGCTGTCGTGGGTGGACTGGGAGCTGACCGAGCCGCAGGCGGCGCTGCTGGAGTTCACCAGCCGGTTGACCCGGCTGCGCCGCGAGCAGCCCGTGCTCCGCAAGCGCCGCTTCTTCCGCGGCGCGCACATGTGGGACAGCGAGCTGAAGGACCTGGCGTGGTTCCGTCCCGACGGCAAGGAGATGCGCAAGGACGACTGGGAGAAGCCCTATGTCCGCTCGCTCGCCTTCCTGTTGGGCGGGGATGCCATCGCCGCGCCGGACGAGGAGGGCAACCGCATCGTGGGGGACACGTTGCTGGTGCTGATGAACGCCCACCACGAGCCCATCTCCTTCTTGTTGCCGGCGCTGGAGTGGGGCGCGGACTGGGAGCAGGTGGTGGACACGGCCATGGCGGGGGCTTCCCCCCGCACCCACACGCCCGCGGGGGGCAAGGTGCAGGTGGCGGGGCGTTCGCTGATGGTCTTGCGGAGGCCCGCGACGGAGTAGGAGTGACGGAAGTGTCGACGCCCGGGCGCGCCGCCGCTAGGGTGCGCCGGCCGTTTTTGAAACAGGATTCATACGTGAACACGCAAGTCGCGCTCTGGGTGGGCTTCAACCTCTTCGTGCTGGCGATGCTGGCCGTGGACCTCGGGCTGTTCCACCGCAAGGACCACGCGGTGTCGCCCAAGGAAGCGGGCATCTGGACGCTGGTGTGGATTTCCATCAGCCTCGCGTTCTGCGGGGGCATCTGGCACTTCTCCGGCAGCACGCCGGCGCTCCAATGGCTGACGGCCTATGTCGTGGAGTACTCGCTCTCCGTCGACAACCTGTTCGTCTTCCTGCTGGTGTTCAGCTACTTCCGGGTGGCGCCCGAGCACCAGCACCGGGTGTTGTTCTGGGGCATCCTGGGCGCGTTCGTGATGCGCGCGGTGCTCATCATCGCCGGCGCCGCGCTGGTGCAGCGCTTCCACTGGCTCATCTACCTGTTCGGCGCCTTCCTCGTCTTCACCGCGGTGAAGATGCTCTTCTCGAAGGACGAGGAGATGGACCCGGAGCAGAAGGGCATCGTCAAGCTCGCGCGCCGGATGCTGCCGGTGGCTCGGCAGGGCGACGGCAGCCGCTTCTTCATCACCGAGGACAACCGCCGCAAGGTGACGCCGCTGTTCATCGTCCTCCTGGTGGTGGAGGCGACGGACCTGCTGTTCGCGCTGGACTCCATCCCCGCGGTGCTGGGCATCAGCCAGGACGCCTTCATCATCTACACGTCCAACGTGTGCGCGATCCTGGGCCTGCGCTCGTTGTTCTTCGTGGTGGCCAGCCTGATGGAGAAGTTCCACCTGCTGAAGGTGGGCCTGAGCGCCATCCTGGCCTTCGTGGGCGTGAAGATGCTGATTACCTACTTCGACATCCACATCCCCATCAGCCTCTCGCTGGGGGTGATTGGCGGCATCCTCCTGGCCTCCATCGTCGCGTCGCTCATCTGGCCCAAGGCGCCGGAGTCGGGTGATGACCGGGAGAGCGCCAAAACCTGAGCCTCGTCCGGTGGCCCGCCGGGGTTTTCCTTGCAACCCGGGGGCCTTGCCTTCAAATGTGGAGGCATGTCTTCCAGCGCCACCACTGACGGGATTCGTATCACCGTGAAGCCGGCTTACTGGCCGGAGCGCAGCTCGCCCGAGTCGGGGCAGTACGCCTTCATGTACACGGTGGAAATCGTCAACGAGGGCGAGGCCCCGGCGCAGCTCAAGTCGCGCCACTGGCTCATCACCGACGCCACCGGGAAGGTGGAAGAGGTGAAAGGGGAGGGCGTGGTCGGCCGGCAGCCGCGCCTGGCTCCGAGCGAGCGCTTCGAGTACACGAGCTGGGCGATGTTGCGCACGCCGTTCGGCACCATGCGCGGCAGCTACGAGATGGAGCGGCCGGACGGCTCGACTTTCGAGGCGCGCATCGCGGAGTTCGCGCTCACCCTGCCCAACGCCCTGCACTGATGACGACTCCGGGCGCGAAGCGGGGCTTGCTGCTCCTCAACCTGGGGACTCCGGACGCGCCGGAGTCCGGGGCGGTGCGGCGGTATCTGCGGGAGTTCCTGAGCGACCCGAGGGTGGTGGACATCCACCCGGTGGGGCGCTGGCTGCTCCTCAACTTCATCATCCTGCCCGTCCGCCCCGCCAAGAGCGCGGAGGCGTATCGCAAGGTGTGGATGCCCCAGGGCTCGCCCTTGCTGGTGTACAGCCGGGAGCTGGAGGCCGCGGTGCGCGAGCGGCTGGGCGGCGAGTACGAGGTGGCGCTGGGCATGCGCTACGGCACGCCCTCCATCCCCGACGCGGTGGCGAGCCTGCGTGCGCGCGGGGTGATGGACTTCACCGTGCTGCCCCTCTATCCGCAGGAGGCCACGTCGTCGTCCGCGTCGTCCCTGGCGCGGGTGTACGAGGTGATGACGGAGGGCTGGGATGTCCCCAACGTGCGCGCGGTGCCCGCGTTCCACAGTCACCCGTCGTTCCTGGATGCCTTCACGTCGGTGGCGCGGCCGGTGATTGAGGAGACGCGCTCGGACCACGTGCTCTTCAGCTTCCACGGCGTGCCGGAGCGGCACGTGCGCAAGACGGACCCGTCGGGCCAGCACTGCTTCGCGTCCGCGGGGTGCTGCGACGTGCTCACCGACGCCAACCGCCACTGCTACCGCGCGCAGTGCTTCTCCACCGCGCGAGGACTGGCCGAGCGGCTGGGGCTGAAGGCGGAAGGCTGGAGCGTGTCCTTCCAGTCGCGGCTGGGCCGCACCCCGTGGGTGAAGCCCTACACGGACCTGGTGCTGCCGGAGCTGGCGAAGCGGGGCGTGAAGCGGCTGGCGGTGATGTGCCCGTCGTTCGTCGCCGACTGCCTGGAGACGCTCGAGGAAGTGGGGCTGCGCGCCCGCGAGCAGTTCGTCGAAGCAGGGGGCGAGGCGCTGACGCTCGTCCCCTCGCTCAACGCCCACCCGGACTGGGTGGACGCCGTGGTGCGGATGGTGCGCGAGTCCGACGGCGCGCCGCCTACTGCTGCGGCTTCGCGGTAGGCGCGGACGGGGGCGCCGACTCCAGCGCGGTGAGCTTCAGCTTCACCGTGCCGGGCGGTACCTGGAGCGCGTTCGCGGGGAAGGCGCCGCTCGTGGTCGCGGAGATGTTGCCCTCCCACGAACGCCAGTGGCCGGCCTTCACCAGGAACTCACCCTTGCCCGTGATGCGCACCTCGGCGGAGGCGGGCACGGTGGGCGGCGCGGCGTCCTCGGGGGAGGCCTCTTCCGTGTCCGGGTCCCCCGCGCGCGCGGGCACGGCGGGAGGCGGGCGACGCTGGGTCATCTTGCCGCTGAGCTGCTCGGACAAGTCGTACTCCAGCGTGGCCACCTGCTCGCCTCCCTCCGCGGGGGTGAGCGCGGTGAGCGTCACGCGGTTGTGGCGCACCGACTTGCTGATGGCGAACGCGGGGCCCAGCGAGTCGTGCGTCAACAGCTCCGTGGCCAGGGCCCAGGCGTCCTTGGGGCCCACGGCGGCCATGGGCAGCTCCATCACGAGCGAGGCCGTGTTGCGGGTGATGCCCTGGAGGCCGTCGAGCACGAAGCCGCGCTCGCTCATGGCGCCGGAGTCCTCCGCGGCGTTGTTGCCCTCGGGGATGACGCGCAGGTGGTAGCCGCCCGAGCTCGAGCGCTCCACCACGTAGGTGAAGGCGCCGGGGAACGTGGCGGCGGCCGCGGGCGCGCGCTCCACCTTGGGCTCCGGCTTGTCCTTGCCCTTGCCCTTCTTGCCCTTGGTGTCTTCCTCGGGCTCGGCGGCGGGAGCGGGGCCCTGGCGGTCCAGGGTGAGGCGGTAGGCGATAGGAGCGTTCCCGGCGAGCTTCCAGCGCAGCATGACCTTGGACGGGTCCACCGCGGGGGCAGCGGCTTGCGGCGCGGCCTTCGCATCGGGAGGGGGCGCGTCCTTCATGCCCGGCGGACGGGGGATGGGCTCGAGCTGCCCTCGGGGTTCTTCCTTGCAGGCGGACAGCGACAGGGCGACGACCAGGCCGAACAGGCTTCGCATCACGCGGGGACGCTCCTCTGGGAGTACTGGGCGGGATACCGGAGCCCATTCAGGCATTCAAGTCCGTCACCCGGCCGCATTATCCACGGCCTCGGCCTGGGCGCGCGTGCTCATTCACTTGCAGCCCCAACGCATGATGGCTGACTGCGTCATGGAGGGGCGTCGGGAGGCCCGTGTGGCTCAGGGGCCCGCGTCGCGAGGCGCGGCGGCGCGCGAGAGGCGGTCCCTCACGGCGACGCCCAGGCCGCTGGCCGAGGGGAGGCAGGCGACGAGCACGTCATGTCCTCGCTCATCCGCCTCGCGCAGCCGGGCGTAGAGCACGCGTGCGGCGCCCGCCGGGTCCGCGGGCACGTCGAAGCGCGCGACGTCGGGAGGCAGCACGAGCCCCTGGGGGCCCAGCACGCCCACGCGCAGACCTTGCTCTCGGAGGGCCTGGACGCGCGCGGCGGCTTCGCCCGGCTCGGCGAGGACGACACCGGCGCGCGGCGCGTAGTGCGAGGCGAGCGAGCCCGACACACGGACCTGCGTGGAGGTCTTCACGGGGACGGCGTGGCCGAGCACCCGCTCGATGTCCTCGGTGGACAGGCCGCCGGGTCGAAGAATGGAGGGCGCACCGGAGCTGAGGTCGACGATGGTGGACTCCACGCCCACGGTGCAGGGCCCGCCGTCGAGGACCAGGTCCACGTCGTCACCCAGGTCCACGCGGACGTGCTCCGCCGTGGTGGGGCTCACCCGGCCGAAGCGGTTGGCGCTGGGCGCCGCGAGTCCTCCGCCCAGGGCCTTCAGCACGGCCAAGGCCACCGGGTGTCCCGGCACGCGCAGGGCCACCGTGTCCTGGCCCCCGGTGACGGCGTCCGTGGCGCGCGGCGTGCGGGGCAGCACGAGCGTGAGGGGGCCGGGCCAGAAGGCGCGGGCGAGCGCGTGGGCGGCCGGAGGGATGTCCCGCGCCCAGGAGGACAGGTGCTCCATGCCGGGCAGGTGGACGATGAGCGGATGGGTGGCGGGGCGGCCCTTGATGGCGAAGACGCGACGCACGGCCAGCTCGTCCTCGGCGTTGGCCGCGAGGCCGTACACCGTCTCCGTGGGCAAGGCGATGACGCCGCCGCGCCGCAGCAATTCCACCGCGCGCTCGACGAGCTCCGGATTTAGCATGGGGGTCCGCACTGTCGCGCCAGGAGCAACCATGGGCAAGTCGCACGTCTTCAATGCGCGCGCTCGGATGCCGGTTTCCGCTTCCGAGTTGTTCGCCTGGCACACCCGGGAAGGGGCGCTCGCTCGGCTGACGCCCCCCTGGGAGCGGATGGAGCTCCTGGAGCGCTCGGGCGAGGGCCTCCAGGTCGGTGCCCGCGTCGTGATGAAGATGCGCGTGGGGCCCTTCCCCCGCCGCTGGGTGGCCGAGCACACGGCGTACATCCAGGACTCGCTCTTCCAGGACACCCAGGTGTCCGGCCCGTTCTCGAAGTGGGTCCACACGCATCGCTTCTGGCCCGAGCCCGCGCAGGGCACCTGCATCCTCGAGGACGAGGTGGAGTACGCGCTGCCGCTGGGCTGGCTGGGGAGCCTGGTGGGCGGGGGCTTCGCGCGGCGCACGCTGGAGCGGGTGTTCGCCTATCGCCATCGGGTGACGGGAGTGGACCTTCGCCGTCACGCGGCCTTCGCGTCGCGGGGGCCGCTCTCGGTGGCCATCACGGGGGCGTCGGGCCTGGTGGGCTCGGCGCTGGTGCCGCTGCTCACCACGGGTGGGCACGACGTGAAGCGGCTGGTGCGCAGGCGGGCGGAGGCCTCGCGAGGCGAGGTGGCGTGGGCCCCCGACAAGGGCGAGGTGGACACGGCGGCGCTCGAGGGCGTGGACGCGGTGGTGCACCTGGCGGGCGTCAACGTCGCGGGCAAGCGCTGGTCGCCCGAGTACAAGGACGCCATCCTCAAGAGCCGCGCGGAGGGCACGCTCGCGCTGTCGGAGGCGCTGGCGCGGATGAA
Encoded here:
- a CDS encoding NAD-dependent epimerase/dehydratase family protein; translation: MRALITGAGGFLGVWLAQALAARGDTVTCLLRPGGDASGLSGIDHTRAEGDVTDPASLRPAVEGQDVVFHLAGVRRGATREDFMHVNAEGTRHLCDAMVAAGHRPRMVLVGSLAAMGPSSASRPHVEEDPFQPYEWYGESKAEAERIAFSYGDRLPVTVSRPPRILGPRDRENLTFFRLVKKGLRLELGGGPRPLTMIDVEDVVDALILQAEHPRAVGEAFFCAGPGGKTLSLEGVQDLCAQALGLQPRTARVSPWVLKAIASAADGLSRVSGRKLPLNRKLARQLLAPAWTCSGAKAERLLGFRPRRDLEDSIRRSALWYVEHGWL
- a CDS encoding SWIB/MDM2 domain-containing protein; this encodes MAAKKAAAKKAPAAKKAPAAKKRAPNASFMKEMTPSAALAEIVGSKPLPRTEVVKKLWAYIKKNNLQDAKNKRQINADDKLKPIFGGKKNVTMFEMTALVNKQLS
- the treY gene encoding malto-oligosyltrehalose synthase gives rise to the protein MLLDGLEEEGCASGGGTGATLSAEALAEDLFTRVKGDLGARPRTPLSTYRVQLHQGFTFQQARAVVPFLARLGVSDLYASPYLKATPGSTHGYDCVDHQHLNPEVGSAEDHAALCSTLREHGLGQVLDVVPNHMGIERGNRLWFDVLENGPSSVHAKYFDIDWSPVKEELHDKVLLPILGDQYGIVLERGELKLSFRDGAFFLHYYDHLLPVAPRQYGRILRHGLERLEARLGTEAEPMVELLSILTAIEHLPLRTEVERAKVIERHREKEVIKRRLSAVVASSPDIAAYVEDNVRVFNGEPGNPRSFDLLDAVLASCSYRLAHWRVAGEEINYRRFFDINGLAAIRVEDPEVFQEAHALIFHWLREGCVTGLRIDHPDGLFDPTAYFLDLQEGYFIERAHALFLQELAGEDTRWPGVESSLRERWRAEVTEQPSSPLRKALYVVVEKIQGGRERIPEAWAVHGTTGYRFANAVSGLFVHPAAEAHLTETYARLTGEAGDFAELVYQKKLLIMRVSMASEINVLAHELNRISEMSRRTRDFTLNSLRRALVEFVALFPVYRTYVDGWRPGLDARDVQYVEWTIQRAKERNATTNASIFDFLRDILLRRYPEQSDERERAEMLRFAMKLQQVTGPVMAKGLEDTVFYIYNRLVSLNEVGGEPERFGVRANTFHLRNQERAERWPSSQLTSSTHDTKRSEDVRARINVLTEVPEDWRKLARRWLRLTEKWAVALPSGPAPSANDVYLFLQTLVGAWPMGESLSAEGHADFHRRMREYMAKAIKEAKVRTSWTNPDSAYDEAVARFVDACFEPDKGASFLEEVRVFKRRLERAGQHNALGQLLLKLASPGVVDTYQGTELWDLSLVDPDNRRPVDFEARSRLLEALDAQAAEDRAGLCARLGADMDDGRVKLFLVSQVLRLRLRLAELFRSGAYRALELSGARAQTAVAFAREREEAGVVVCAPRYVLSALESPEGLAGAYAGTFLDLPEAYAGMMFRDVFTGRQVRPERGVGGVVLPLAPLLSGFPVVLLERSAG
- the glgX gene encoding glycogen debranching protein GlgX, producing MRRAEVLPGKPFPLGATYDGHGVNFAVFSEHAKKVEVCLYDAREPSRETRRFPLLEMTHQVWHGYVPDLKPGTLYGLRVHGPFEPKKGLRFNPHKLLVDPYARALHGGVDYGAPIYAHVSGAKDEDLVLDKRDDAAAVPKAVVLEDTFDWEGDTPPGVPWHQTVLYELHVKGFTKLHPRVPEALRGTYAGLAHPAAIEHLKKVGVTAVELLPIHHIVDEPFLAERGLTNYWGYSTLGYFAPDARYSASGSRGEQVAEFKGMVKALHRAGIEVILDVVYNHTCEGNHLGPTLSFKGLDNGAYYRLTEKDPRYYLDVTGTGNSWNATHPYALKLVADSLRYWVEVMHVDGFRFDLATTLGRDRHGYDTRAAFFQIVHQDPVLSRVKLISEPWDVGDFGYQVGNFPVLWSEWNGKYRDTIRRYWKGDDRQAAEIGYRLTGSSDLYALSGRKPAASVNFVTAHDGFTLHDLVTYNDKHNEANGEENRDGGNDNHSWNCGVEGETGDAKINALREQQKRNFLSTLFLSQGVPMLVAGDEMGRTQKGNNNAYCQDNALSWVDWELTEPQAALLEFTSRLTRLRREQPVLRKRRFFRGAHMWDSELKDLAWFRPDGKEMRKDDWEKPYVRSLAFLLGGDAIAAPDEEGNRIVGDTLLVLMNAHHEPISFLLPALEWGADWEQVVDTAMAGASPRTHTPAGGKVQVAGRSLMVLRRPATE
- a CDS encoding TerC family protein; amino-acid sequence: MNTQVALWVGFNLFVLAMLAVDLGLFHRKDHAVSPKEAGIWTLVWISISLAFCGGIWHFSGSTPALQWLTAYVVEYSLSVDNLFVFLLVFSYFRVAPEHQHRVLFWGILGAFVMRAVLIIAGAALVQRFHWLIYLFGAFLVFTAVKMLFSKDEEMDPEQKGIVKLARRMLPVARQGDGSRFFITEDNRRKVTPLFIVLLVVEATDLLFALDSIPAVLGISQDAFIIYTSNVCAILGLRSLFFVVASLMEKFHLLKVGLSAILAFVGVKMLITYFDIHIPISLSLGVIGGILLASIVASLIWPKAPESGDDRESAKT
- the apaG gene encoding Co2+/Mg2+ efflux protein ApaG encodes the protein MSSSATTDGIRITVKPAYWPERSSPESGQYAFMYTVEIVNEGEAPAQLKSRHWLITDATGKVEEVKGEGVVGRQPRLAPSERFEYTSWAMLRTPFGTMRGSYEMERPDGSTFEARIAEFALTLPNALH
- the hemH gene encoding ferrochelatase, with the protein product MTTPGAKRGLLLLNLGTPDAPESGAVRRYLREFLSDPRVVDIHPVGRWLLLNFIILPVRPAKSAEAYRKVWMPQGSPLLVYSRELEAAVRERLGGEYEVALGMRYGTPSIPDAVASLRARGVMDFTVLPLYPQEATSSSASSLARVYEVMTEGWDVPNVRAVPAFHSHPSFLDAFTSVARPVIEETRSDHVLFSFHGVPERHVRKTDPSGQHCFASAGCCDVLTDANRHCYRAQCFSTARGLAERLGLKAEGWSVSFQSRLGRTPWVKPYTDLVLPELAKRGVKRLAVMCPSFVADCLETLEEVGLRAREQFVEAGGEALTLVPSLNAHPDWVDAVVRMVRESDGAPPTAAASR